A region from the Pseudomonas cucumis genome encodes:
- the pvdQ gene encoding bifunctional acylase PvdQ, with the protein MIISRQLTRLSLAGVFLGLSLAANARSQPEQATAEIRRTSFGVPHIRADNERGLGYGIGYAYAQDNLCLLANEIVTVNGERSRYFGPDQFTVEERGNLASDVFFNWLNTPQAVAAFWQAQTPEVRELIEGYVAGYNRSLTERRAQGLPQQCQGEWVRAITAQDLVKLTRRLLVEGGVGQFAEALAGATPPKAVAHVAGEPASFQLAASRMQRFALDRGSNAVAVGSERSFNGRGMLLANPHFPWVGGMRFYQMHLTIPGKLDVMGAALPGLPMINIGFNQHLAWTHTVDSSKHFTLYRLQLDPKDPTRYLLDGKSLPMKKQTLAVNVKQADGQTRQISHVVYSSQFGPIVQWPGKLDWDNQFAYSLRDANLENDRVLQQWYAMNRAASLKDFQATVHKIQGIPWVNTLAVDDQGQTLYMNLSVVPNVNADKLAQCSDPLAGLQMILLDGSNSACAWDIDPHAAQKGIYAADQLPQLVRKDFVQHSNDSAWMANPAQPLAGFSPLISQDNQPLGLRSRFALERLGELSKAGPVAATDLQHMVMDDQVYQAAQVMPDLLQFCAADLGADAPTLTQLCTSLKAWDRRVNLDSGIGFVHFQNVMVALQQVPDIWRVAFDSKDPQHTPRGLAIERPDVAKAIRAAMLASVEQVKALGLKTDSRWGDIQVVSSGGQQTPIHGGPGTLGVYNAIQSVPRTDGKREVVSGTSYLQVVTFDDKGPQARGLLAFSLSSDPASKYSRDQTLAFSKKQLSVLPFTEQQITSDPQYQALTIREQDEKAGKIAAQ; encoded by the coding sequence GTGATTATTTCCAGGCAGTTAACCAGGTTGAGCCTTGCGGGTGTGTTTCTGGGGCTGAGTCTTGCAGCAAATGCGCGCAGCCAGCCAGAGCAAGCGACGGCCGAGATTCGTCGAACCAGTTTCGGCGTGCCGCATATTCGCGCCGACAACGAGCGAGGCCTGGGCTATGGCATTGGCTATGCCTACGCCCAAGACAATCTATGCTTGCTGGCCAATGAGATCGTCACCGTCAATGGCGAGCGCTCCCGGTATTTCGGCCCGGACCAGTTTACGGTCGAAGAGCGCGGGAACCTGGCCAGCGATGTGTTTTTCAACTGGCTGAACACCCCCCAGGCCGTCGCCGCTTTCTGGCAGGCGCAAACGCCTGAAGTCCGCGAGCTCATCGAAGGTTATGTGGCGGGTTACAACCGTTCGCTGACAGAGCGTCGGGCGCAGGGTTTGCCGCAGCAATGCCAGGGAGAATGGGTACGTGCGATTACCGCGCAGGACCTGGTCAAGTTGACCCGACGTCTGCTGGTCGAAGGCGGCGTGGGGCAGTTTGCCGAAGCATTGGCCGGCGCTACCCCACCGAAAGCCGTTGCCCATGTGGCGGGCGAGCCGGCGTCGTTCCAGTTGGCGGCTTCGCGCATGCAACGCTTCGCTCTGGATCGCGGCAGTAACGCCGTGGCGGTTGGCAGCGAGCGTTCGTTCAACGGTCGCGGGATGCTGCTGGCCAATCCGCACTTTCCATGGGTGGGCGGGATGCGTTTCTATCAGATGCACCTGACCATTCCCGGCAAACTGGATGTGATGGGCGCCGCGTTGCCCGGCCTGCCCATGATCAATATTGGTTTCAACCAGCACCTGGCATGGACCCACACGGTGGATTCGTCCAAGCACTTCACGCTGTATCGTCTGCAACTCGATCCCAAGGATCCGACCCGTTACCTGCTGGATGGCAAGTCCTTGCCGATGAAAAAGCAGACGCTGGCGGTGAACGTGAAGCAAGCCGATGGCCAGACCCGGCAGATTTCCCATGTGGTCTACAGCTCGCAATTCGGCCCGATTGTGCAATGGCCCGGCAAGTTGGACTGGGACAACCAGTTCGCCTACAGCCTGCGCGATGCCAACCTGGAGAACGACCGGGTCTTGCAGCAATGGTATGCGATGAACCGTGCCGCCAGCCTCAAGGATTTTCAGGCAACGGTGCACAAGATTCAGGGGATTCCATGGGTCAATACCCTGGCGGTGGACGATCAGGGGCAGACGCTTTACATGAACTTGTCGGTGGTGCCGAACGTCAATGCCGACAAGTTGGCCCAGTGCAGCGATCCGCTGGCCGGATTACAGATGATCCTGCTCGACGGTTCCAACAGCGCCTGCGCCTGGGACATCGACCCGCACGCTGCACAAAAAGGTATTTATGCGGCAGACCAGTTGCCGCAACTGGTGCGCAAAGACTTTGTGCAGCATTCCAATGATTCGGCCTGGATGGCCAACCCGGCACAACCTCTCGCCGGTTTCTCGCCGTTGATCAGTCAGGACAATCAGCCATTGGGGCTGCGTTCGCGCTTCGCACTGGAGCGTCTGGGGGAGTTGAGCAAGGCCGGTCCTGTCGCTGCAACAGATCTTCAACACATGGTGATGGACGATCAGGTGTACCAGGCAGCTCAAGTGATGCCGGATCTGCTGCAATTCTGCGCCGCGGATCTTGGCGCCGATGCGCCGACGCTTACGCAGCTGTGTACCAGCCTCAAGGCGTGGGATCGCCGGGTGAATCTGGACAGTGGAATTGGCTTTGTGCATTTTCAGAATGTCATGGTGGCGTTACAGCAAGTTCCTGACATCTGGCGAGTGGCGTTTGATTCGAAAGATCCGCAACACACACCGCGTGGCTTGGCAATTGAGCGGCCAGACGTCGCCAAAGCGATTCGGGCGGCGATGCTGGCTTCGGTCGAACAGGTAAAAGCGCTCGGCCTGAAAACCGATAGCCGCTGGGGCGATATCCAGGTGGTCAGCAGTGGCGGACAGCAAACGCCTATCCACGGCGGTCCGGGCACGTTGGGTGTGTATAACGCGATCCAAAGCGTGCCGAGAACCGACGGCAAACGCGAAGTCGTCAGTGGTACCAGCTATTTGCAAGTGGTGACTTTCGATGATAAAGGGCCACAGGCTCGGGGCTTATTGGCATTCTCGTTGTCCAGTGACCCGGCGTCGAAATACTCCCGGGACCAGACTCTGGCCTTTTCGAAGAAACAGTTGAGTGTCTTGCCGTTCACTGAGCAGCAGATCACGTCCGATCCGCAGTACCAGGCCCTGACGATTCGCGAGCAGGATGAAAAAGCAGGGAAGATCGCCGCGCAGTAG
- a CDS encoding fe2+ zn2+ uptake regulation protein: protein MYNPQLPTDGSHAPKGTTLGSRAFNQPAERHGNERIRFLLKSFGLRTSLIRLKVIDALLTAAQSDRSLGVRGVHSHLLDLDIPLSFLSVREVLKRLCGEGVVTLNPDKSYSLHPQAAAVLYSEQSGQGASLKA from the coding sequence ATGTACAACCCGCAACTGCCAACGGACGGTAGCCATGCGCCAAAGGGCACCACTCTGGGCTCCCGCGCTTTCAATCAACCAGCCGAACGCCACGGCAATGAACGGATCAGGTTTCTGCTCAAGAGCTTTGGCCTGCGGACCAGTCTGATTCGCCTGAAAGTCATCGACGCCTTGCTGACCGCCGCCCAAAGCGACCGCAGCCTGGGAGTGCGTGGCGTGCACAGCCACTTGCTGGACCTGGACATTCCCCTGTCCTTTCTCAGCGTCCGGGAAGTGTTGAAACGCTTGTGCGGTGAAGGCGTGGTCACCCTCAATCCGGACAAAAGCTACAGCCTGCATCCACAGGCTGCCGCCGTCCTTTATAGCGAGCAATCCGGCCAGGGAGCGTCGCTCAAGGCTTGA
- a CDS encoding FecR family protein, with the protein MTDHSLSQAQYDAITDAAAHWCMRLHAIDCTAEERLAFEQWRDAHPLHAFEYEAMLEIWEVAGDLPRPESPATAVRGKSTIPWRTFGIAATVCALALPLAAYTGWNLGWLPNAYQHFEATENVRQVTLSDGSQVELNLGSELTFSNYKDQRRVTLKKGEAFFSVSHDLQHPFIVRAADGRIRVTGTQFNVWMYEDQVRVNLVEGSVLVTSNDALPGEGLRLEPAMQARYRHGDFTPQISQTSANDHSLAWRSGKLVLDDLTLTDALPLINRYLNKPVMIADYSTGSIRLGGIYNIKELNSLVASLPKVLPVYLTRNKDGNPVLNSIPQQTPKS; encoded by the coding sequence ATGACCGACCACTCTCTCTCGCAAGCTCAATACGACGCCATCACCGATGCCGCTGCGCACTGGTGCATGCGTTTGCATGCCATCGACTGCACGGCCGAAGAGCGTCTGGCGTTCGAGCAATGGCGTGATGCCCATCCTCTGCACGCCTTCGAGTACGAAGCCATGCTGGAGATCTGGGAGGTTGCAGGAGATTTGCCTCGTCCCGAATCTCCAGCAACGGCTGTTCGCGGCAAATCGACAATACCTTGGCGCACTTTCGGCATCGCAGCTACCGTCTGCGCCTTGGCGTTGCCGCTGGCGGCCTATACCGGATGGAACCTGGGTTGGCTGCCCAATGCCTATCAGCATTTCGAGGCGACCGAAAATGTTCGTCAGGTCACGCTGAGCGACGGCAGTCAGGTGGAGCTGAACCTAGGCAGTGAACTGACGTTCAGCAATTACAAGGATCAGCGTCGTGTCACGTTGAAAAAAGGCGAAGCCTTCTTCAGCGTCAGTCATGACTTGCAGCATCCCTTCATTGTCAGGGCAGCCGATGGCAGGATTCGCGTCACTGGAACCCAATTCAACGTCTGGATGTATGAAGACCAGGTACGCGTGAACCTGGTTGAAGGTTCTGTGCTGGTGACCAGCAACGATGCCTTGCCCGGCGAGGGTTTACGCCTCGAACCTGCCATGCAGGCACGTTACCGACACGGCGACTTCACGCCGCAAATCAGTCAGACCTCTGCCAATGACCATTCGCTGGCGTGGCGCAGCGGCAAACTGGTGCTCGATGATCTGACGCTGACCGATGCCCTGCCCTTGATCAATCGTTATTTGAACAAACCAGTCATGATCGCGGACTACAGCACCGGCTCGATTCGACTCGGCGGTATTTACAACATCAAAGAGCTCAACAGCCTGGTGGCTTCGTTGCCCAAGGTGCTGCCGGTCTACCTGACCCGCAACAAGGACGGCAATCCGGTCCTCAATTCAATCCCGCAACAAACCCCAAAAAGCTGA
- a CDS encoding LuxE/PaaK family acyltransferase, translated as MIHLPYSDALCALTQPYCLDSVPDGLFDRAMGEISLFHCHHTPGYERWLNANDLDANALETMDDWSRLPPIFANYFKRQLVFGPTGEGALELTSSGTSGQKSRMRYDQRSMAAAQGMVSHIFQYYGWDTPDSPCNYLLLSYEPEAAITLGTAFTDQFLCSYAPVNRVVYGLRLTGKGHAFDLFGVIRALQEFAEEGLPVRILGFPAFLSHALQHMDDTGVADLQLPAQSLVFLGGGWKTQATQEVPLHQLYARINRQLGIDLSRCRDGYGAVEHAVPYIQCAHHHFHVPIYSKVFVRNPSDFTVQPYGQRGLLEFVSPYISSSPAHAVVMGDLATLHPGASCGCGLMTDWFELHGRAGTSASRSCAMAASELLGRA; from the coding sequence ATGATCCATTTACCTTACTCCGATGCGCTTTGTGCGTTAACGCAACCCTATTGCCTGGATTCCGTGCCGGATGGCCTGTTCGACCGGGCCATGGGCGAAATCAGTCTGTTTCATTGTCATCACACGCCTGGATACGAACGCTGGCTGAACGCTAACGATCTTGATGCCAACGCCCTGGAAACGATGGATGACTGGTCACGGCTGCCACCGATTTTCGCCAATTACTTTAAACGTCAATTGGTGTTCGGTCCCACAGGCGAAGGCGCGCTGGAGTTGACCTCCTCGGGCACCAGCGGCCAGAAGAGTCGCATGCGCTACGACCAGCGCAGCATGGCCGCGGCACAAGGCATGGTGAGCCATATTTTCCAGTACTACGGCTGGGATACCCCGGACAGCCCCTGCAATTACCTGCTCTTGAGCTATGAGCCCGAGGCGGCGATCACCCTGGGGACTGCTTTCACCGATCAGTTTCTTTGCAGCTATGCCCCCGTCAATCGTGTTGTTTACGGCTTGCGCCTCACCGGCAAAGGCCACGCGTTCGACCTTTTTGGTGTGATTAGGGCCTTGCAGGAGTTTGCCGAGGAAGGACTGCCCGTTCGTATTCTCGGTTTTCCGGCGTTCCTTTCCCATGCACTGCAGCACATGGACGACACCGGCGTGGCCGATTTGCAGTTGCCTGCCCAGTCATTGGTGTTTTTGGGGGGCGGCTGGAAAACCCAGGCAACACAGGAGGTTCCCCTGCATCAGTTGTATGCCCGAATCAATCGGCAATTGGGTATCGACCTGTCCCGCTGCCGGGACGGTTATGGCGCCGTAGAGCATGCCGTGCCCTATATCCAGTGTGCCCACCATCATTTTCATGTACCGATCTACTCGAAGGTTTTTGTGCGCAACCCATCCGATTTCACTGTTCAGCCCTACGGCCAGCGCGGCTTGCTGGAATTTGTTTCGCCGTACATTTCGTCGAGCCCTGCCCATGCCGTGGTCATGGGCGATCTGGCAACACTGCATCCCGGCGCCAGTTGCGGATGCGGCCTGATGACTGATTGGTTCGAGCTCCATGGACGTGCCGGAACCTCCGCCAGTCGCAGCTGCGCCATGGCCGCCTCTGAACTGCTCGGGAGGGCTTGA
- a CDS encoding MFS transporter, with translation MRKPLIDISPPLLLGFCFAITLFELLTYMASDMIMPAMLTVTHQLNASPSHVPYAFNLYLTGGILVQWLIGPLSDHFGRRKMLLMGCAVFAIACAATFGVQSISAFNGLRLMQGMGLGFVIAVSYPALQEVFCEADAVKIMALLGNVALLSPLLGPLLGSLVLEWLSWRELFLLLGISGATVWLGLYWYMPETVGTLRQDGQRLAAVPFEWGGTVRRYTALLTNRQFLRATVALGLMSLPLIAWIGLAPLLLIQNQGLAPLHYGLWQIPVFAAVILGNLILNRLIANTELPQLIRYALWPFCGGLIALAVITVTGASTLLLVSCLSLYAIGLGMSNAALYRLALFSSDDSKGLVSAAIGMISIAVMGGGSSIIAALGAGDSLEDFALMAGLMGLLCLVPLRQFLRRSHIPLAI, from the coding sequence ATGCGCAAACCTTTAATAGATATAAGTCCACCTCTACTACTTGGGTTTTGCTTTGCAATTACTCTTTTTGAACTTCTGACTTATATGGCCAGCGATATGATTATGCCGGCCATGCTAACCGTAACCCATCAATTGAATGCCAGTCCGAGCCATGTTCCTTATGCCTTCAATCTTTATTTGACAGGCGGCATTCTTGTGCAATGGCTTATTGGCCCGCTGTCTGATCACTTCGGTCGTCGCAAGATGCTGCTCATGGGTTGTGCAGTATTTGCCATTGCCTGCGCCGCGACGTTCGGCGTCCAGAGTATTTCCGCATTCAACGGCTTGCGGTTGATGCAAGGCATGGGATTGGGATTTGTCATTGCCGTCAGTTATCCCGCCCTTCAAGAGGTTTTCTGCGAAGCCGATGCGGTAAAGATCATGGCATTGCTGGGGAACGTTGCACTGCTCTCCCCGCTGCTCGGTCCACTGCTCGGCAGTCTGGTGCTGGAGTGGCTCTCCTGGCGTGAACTGTTTTTACTCTTGGGTATCAGCGGCGCAACGGTCTGGCTGGGCCTTTACTGGTACATGCCGGAAACTGTGGGCACCTTGCGTCAGGACGGTCAACGACTGGCTGCAGTGCCCTTTGAATGGGGCGGCACGGTGCGCCGCTACACCGCTTTACTCACCAACAGGCAATTTTTGCGCGCAACCGTCGCCTTGGGACTGATGAGCCTGCCATTGATTGCCTGGATCGGGCTGGCGCCACTCTTGCTGATCCAGAACCAGGGACTTGCCCCTTTGCACTACGGCCTGTGGCAGATCCCGGTATTTGCGGCAGTCATTCTGGGCAATCTGATACTCAACCGATTGATCGCCAACACTGAACTGCCCCAGCTGATTCGATATGCGCTCTGGCCGTTTTGCGGTGGACTCATCGCATTAGCCGTTATCACTGTTACCGGTGCTTCGACGCTTCTGTTGGTCAGTTGCCTGTCGCTCTACGCCATCGGTCTTGGCATGAGCAACGCCGCTCTGTACCGGCTTGCGCTGTTTTCCAGCGATGACAGTAAAGGACTGGTTTCAGCGGCGATCGGCATGATTTCCATTGCTGTCATGGGTGGAGGGAGTTCGATTATCGCTGCGCTGGGCGCCGGCGACAGCCTTGAGGACTTCGCCCTGATGGCCGGCCTGATGGGGCTCTTGTGCCTGGTGCCCTTGAGACAGTTTCTGCGCCGCTCTCACATCCCACTTGCGATTTGA
- a CDS encoding dermonecrotic toxin domain-containing protein, which yields MFFPQALKSRGLWRKLGKTHGLTQKDFEWFSHLKIASHTLRGEQTPPMVAEKILLKTQDLEPVPLAGSFVLSATPDDNGVILYTPYAGIKKYDSRSALITQLESQLKGVTEDDDLLAFMSLSQRKTLADAAKIEMTFQTIEGEVFEDQSSTITAHQQMNDQAMLDELKALPTLTSLLDAVLNGLLKSAFPGLDQRQTQVSFYFTAAADEPNKESPPARRWINAMSLSEAVLFYYRNQRWPSGQSHEFSHPEKPPASIDQQHWETAVATASRKLISLLSEQMKDYWDAESADGASRREFFRKAIAQKARAELLLKREAEIITPEQSQDLHSLIKPTSRTYETLTVETVRLWEYEANYVELAGSLMISGSNAFLYTPAQGLQVLKDYKDLKDTLLSKFSAAGHEDELYGLLSLEERQRFIGFDQPNVSGKVISGSIFKKLFGAIITKQQQNMEYALQVFRHSDGIVDINALFDNALDIRSMISEHLLTLDAQGRWSTRPVLSGNQQPSMVLADTAAVFVKTFSDIEALISADFASQPVTLPALQRVYLENMKPRLAHALSVGIRGEASLRVLNAALGDTERAIVDTVLNPDQPDRKNRRSLKGFRPDAYSLTLECSSQMNILPLANCLLLTERGGLDPQNSGRTVLWTPAQGLEVFNTVSRARQELERRLLDPHKRLTLLENLPPAQRTLHQRYSLGALRLIEGHVLQRLSQSSIDHFLGRCDYLRTLKLDDEKQTKALQALTKTVVDTNLRRATSIAQAITRQQSLPAWLAMAPVEEQQLHIELLEQYRNSVEDDKDYLHGLKTLKSYVHDTLVSLLGKRFSGTLPDPDDIEITPNLTLAGPARSLTEFALNHVNIAQGTGFKIASKTTQSLPQGLDQSAVRQLLLSLNIKQTYAKQVTDSLSSKSADADTRRLRFIRQLPWQLMQDAHAQKLQQRLSDSGFDLIRQVMDMPDAIARAAVNGAHAIVRPLELIKTVGTAAVKTLGLYLFGPGSGQKGPHVLYAPYHAGSPFTEFDNEASVVSALNTPGSLQELLIRRLPASEQSGFRNLLESTVGQASEITLASNPIRGNLLIRLFSDNTRLLSQMLGTQSEVSGQSDWEAAKNLFSSDIQRISGLLPGKLAYGLFLWQAYKDFKSSAEAQQDHHWKRALQDFIAGAVQMLSLGKLSLEESVGTAQATTDTLAEPKAIPVAAPQWSQVKSTAPTRTSLQPFETTAVELKDLKKNSADGTYLETTSKQTYAPIAGKVYRVTKPGAIWRMIKDTEEGPALLTTPDKQLVLDSDTHTVHYGKALSKMHNQYASDKYARQVLNIEARGMKDIRAMHPAKARMIVQAIDLARYYAFNSLHNLAQLRQLKPGTRLDTFLKTLFDADDIDANLLDKIKKVIVPICTALVDPNVDYMNTERFVVGSSQYELSSTIAFVLNDDPKNRVHFTEKFFEPQLDWYESCLTEPFSVGDHARAATLIHEFSHLFSKTVDIAPLEARRPFSDLIATVTTYGAAIKQRQQDFQRKALSLATPKEELFAHWNETSQEWTSLDSVQGLKHVARDILKTTGCGTIDEARDLFLDRGNVHLRTDVILRNADSIAHLISVMGRQLDPVLASSPS from the coding sequence ATGTTTTTCCCCCAAGCCCTGAAGTCTCGCGGCCTTTGGAGAAAACTAGGCAAAACCCACGGCCTGACGCAAAAGGACTTCGAATGGTTCAGTCACCTGAAAATAGCCAGCCACACGTTGCGCGGTGAACAGACACCGCCCATGGTCGCCGAAAAAATCCTGCTCAAAACCCAGGACCTGGAACCCGTGCCCCTGGCCGGCAGCTTCGTGCTGAGCGCCACACCGGATGACAACGGCGTGATTCTCTACACCCCGTACGCCGGCATAAAGAAGTACGACAGCCGCTCAGCCCTGATCACACAGCTTGAAAGTCAGCTGAAAGGCGTGACAGAGGACGACGACCTGCTGGCTTTCATGTCGTTGTCTCAACGCAAAACGCTGGCGGATGCCGCCAAAATCGAGATGACCTTTCAAACCATCGAAGGCGAGGTGTTCGAAGACCAGAGCAGTACCATCACCGCACACCAGCAAATGAACGATCAGGCCATGCTCGACGAATTGAAAGCGTTGCCGACGCTGACTTCGCTGCTGGATGCGGTGCTCAATGGACTGTTGAAATCCGCCTTCCCCGGTCTGGATCAGCGCCAGACCCAGGTCAGTTTTTATTTCACGGCAGCGGCCGATGAACCAAACAAGGAAAGTCCCCCCGCGCGGCGCTGGATCAACGCCATGTCCTTGAGTGAGGCGGTGCTGTTTTACTACCGCAATCAACGCTGGCCGTCGGGGCAATCACATGAGTTTTCCCACCCGGAAAAGCCCCCCGCGAGCATAGACCAGCAACACTGGGAAACTGCTGTAGCCACCGCCTCCAGAAAACTGATCAGCCTGCTTTCCGAGCAAATGAAAGACTACTGGGACGCCGAGAGTGCCGATGGCGCATCACGTCGCGAATTTTTCCGCAAGGCCATTGCGCAAAAGGCGCGAGCGGAGCTCCTGCTCAAACGCGAAGCCGAGATCATTACGCCTGAACAAAGCCAGGACTTGCATTCGCTGATCAAGCCGACCAGCAGAACGTACGAGACACTGACCGTCGAAACCGTGCGTCTCTGGGAATACGAGGCCAACTATGTTGAGCTGGCGGGCTCGCTGATGATCAGTGGCAGCAATGCATTTCTCTACACTCCCGCTCAGGGGCTGCAGGTGCTGAAAGACTATAAGGACCTCAAAGACACCTTGCTGAGCAAATTCAGCGCAGCCGGTCACGAGGATGAGCTCTACGGACTCCTGAGCCTGGAGGAACGCCAGCGCTTCATCGGTTTTGATCAGCCAAATGTCTCCGGGAAAGTGATTTCCGGTTCGATCTTCAAAAAGCTGTTCGGGGCGATCATCACCAAACAACAGCAGAATATGGAGTACGCCCTGCAGGTTTTCCGTCACAGCGACGGCATCGTGGACATCAACGCCTTGTTCGACAATGCGCTGGACATCCGCTCTATGATCAGTGAGCACCTGCTGACGCTGGATGCCCAAGGGCGCTGGAGTACCCGACCGGTATTGTCGGGCAATCAACAGCCTTCCATGGTGCTGGCAGACACGGCGGCGGTGTTCGTGAAAACCTTCAGCGATATCGAGGCGCTGATCAGTGCGGACTTTGCCTCTCAACCCGTCACCTTGCCGGCACTGCAGCGGGTCTATCTGGAGAACATGAAGCCCCGGCTGGCTCATGCTCTTTCCGTAGGCATACGTGGGGAAGCCAGCCTTCGGGTGCTCAACGCTGCATTGGGTGACACGGAGCGGGCCATTGTCGATACGGTACTCAATCCGGATCAGCCGGATCGTAAAAACCGCCGTTCACTCAAGGGATTCCGGCCTGACGCCTATTCATTGACCCTTGAGTGCTCCAGCCAAATGAATATCCTGCCCTTGGCCAATTGCTTGCTGTTGACCGAGCGTGGCGGGCTCGACCCTCAGAATTCGGGCCGAACAGTTCTATGGACACCTGCCCAGGGCCTGGAAGTCTTTAATACCGTCAGCCGTGCAAGGCAGGAACTGGAACGACGCCTGCTTGATCCGCACAAACGTCTGACGCTATTGGAAAATCTTCCCCCTGCCCAACGTACCCTCCACCAGCGCTATTCGCTCGGTGCATTGCGACTGATTGAGGGGCATGTTCTGCAGCGATTATCCCAATCATCCATTGACCACTTCCTGGGACGTTGCGATTACCTGCGCACCCTGAAGCTGGACGATGAAAAACAGACCAAAGCGCTTCAAGCCCTGACAAAAACGGTGGTCGACACCAACTTGCGCAGAGCCACTTCGATCGCACAGGCGATCACCCGACAGCAGTCCTTGCCTGCCTGGCTCGCAATGGCACCCGTCGAGGAGCAGCAGCTGCACATCGAACTGCTGGAGCAATACCGCAACAGCGTCGAAGACGACAAGGACTACCTGCATGGCCTGAAGACGCTGAAGTCCTATGTGCATGACACGTTGGTGTCACTGCTCGGTAAACGCTTCTCCGGGACACTGCCAGACCCCGACGACATCGAAATCACCCCCAACCTGACCCTGGCCGGCCCCGCTCGATCTCTGACCGAGTTTGCCTTGAACCATGTGAACATTGCCCAGGGCACCGGGTTCAAGATCGCTTCGAAAACCACTCAATCCCTTCCGCAAGGCCTGGACCAGTCCGCTGTCAGGCAACTCCTGCTGTCACTGAACATTAAACAAACCTATGCAAAACAAGTAACAGACAGCTTGTCGAGCAAAAGCGCCGATGCCGACACTCGAAGACTGCGCTTCATTCGGCAATTGCCCTGGCAATTGATGCAAGACGCCCATGCACAGAAGCTGCAGCAACGTCTTTCCGACAGCGGCTTTGACTTGATTCGACAGGTTATGGACATGCCGGACGCTATCGCCCGGGCTGCTGTCAACGGCGCCCACGCCATTGTCCGCCCGCTGGAACTGATCAAGACTGTCGGCACTGCTGCCGTCAAGACACTGGGCCTGTACCTGTTCGGCCCCGGCTCCGGTCAGAAAGGTCCGCACGTCCTGTATGCCCCCTACCATGCAGGCTCGCCATTCACCGAATTCGACAATGAGGCAAGCGTTGTCTCGGCGCTCAATACGCCGGGATCGTTGCAGGAGCTGCTGATACGTCGCCTTCCAGCAAGCGAGCAATCCGGGTTTCGCAATCTGTTGGAGTCCACCGTCGGACAAGCGAGCGAAATCACTCTCGCCTCTAACCCCATCCGCGGCAACTTGCTGATCCGGTTGTTCAGCGACAACACCCGCCTGCTGTCGCAAATGCTCGGCACTCAGTCCGAAGTCAGCGGCCAGTCAGACTGGGAGGCAGCCAAAAACCTGTTCAGCTCCGACATCCAGAGGATTTCTGGCCTGTTACCCGGCAAACTCGCTTATGGGCTGTTTCTATGGCAAGCCTATAAAGACTTCAAGAGCTCCGCCGAAGCGCAGCAGGACCACCACTGGAAGCGGGCCTTGCAAGACTTTATTGCCGGTGCAGTGCAAATGCTGTCACTGGGCAAGTTGTCACTGGAAGAGTCAGTCGGTACTGCGCAGGCGACAACCGACACCCTTGCCGAACCGAAGGCCATTCCTGTGGCCGCGCCGCAATGGTCGCAAGTGAAATCCACTGCACCGACGCGCACGTCACTGCAGCCTTTCGAAACCACCGCCGTCGAACTGAAGGATTTAAAGAAGAACAGTGCTGATGGCACTTACCTGGAAACGACCAGCAAACAAACCTATGCCCCCATCGCAGGCAAGGTGTACCGCGTGACCAAACCCGGGGCAATCTGGCGGATGATCAAGGACACTGAAGAAGGCCCGGCGCTCCTGACTACGCCTGACAAGCAACTGGTGCTCGATTCGGACACCCATACCGTCCACTATGGAAAAGCCCTGTCGAAAATGCACAATCAATATGCCTCCGATAAATATGCCAGACAGGTTCTGAATATCGAAGCACGGGGAATGAAAGACATTCGGGCAATGCACCCGGCAAAAGCACGCATGATCGTGCAAGCTATAGACCTGGCTCGCTACTACGCTTTTAACAGTCTGCATAACCTGGCGCAGCTCAGACAGCTGAAACCGGGGACGCGGCTGGATACCTTTCTTAAAACCTTATTTGATGCTGACGATATCGACGCCAACCTTCTGGACAAAATCAAAAAAGTCATCGTTCCCATTTGCACAGCACTGGTGGACCCGAACGTTGATTATATGAATACCGAACGTTTTGTGGTCGGATCAAGCCAATATGAACTCAGCAGCACAATTGCTTTTGTTCTTAATGATGATCCAAAAAATCGTGTGCATTTCACGGAGAAGTTCTTTGAACCTCAACTCGATTGGTACGAGTCCTGTTTGACTGAGCCTTTCAGTGTCGGAGACCATGCCCGGGCCGCCACCCTGATCCATGAGTTCTCCCATCTTTTTTCAAAGACCGTGGATATTGCACCGCTTGAGGCAAGGCGCCCGTTCAGCGATCTCATTGCCACCGTCACTACTTACGGCGCAGCAATCAAACAAAGGCAACAGGATTTCCAGCGAAAAGCACTGTCCCTGGCCACCCCGAAGGAGGAACTGTTTGCGCATTGGAACGAAACGTCGCAGGAATGGACCAGCCTGGACTCGGTTCAAGGTTTGAAGCATGTGGCTCGGGACATCCTTAAAACGACAGGCTGCGGAACAATAGATGAAGCTCGCGACCTCTTCCTGGATCGGGGGAATGTGCACCTGCGAACCGACGTCATCTTGCGTAACGCTGATTCGATCGCTCACTTGATAAGTGTAATGGGTCGACAACTGGACCCAGTGCTAGCCTCGTCCCCGAGTTGA